The following proteins are co-located in the Vigna angularis cultivar LongXiaoDou No.4 chromosome 2, ASM1680809v1, whole genome shotgun sequence genome:
- the LOC108328994 gene encoding chloride channel protein CLC-b, which yields MGEDSREFGESTKINDKMEEVEREEEIDPESNPLNEPLLKRNRTLSSNPLALIGEKVSYIESLDYEINENDLFKHDWRSRSGVQVLQYIFLKWLLAFLVGLLTGIIATLINLAIENIAGYKLLAVLKYIHKERYWTGFLYFTGINFLLTFVAAILCVCFAPTAAGPGIPEIKAYLNGVDTPNMFGATTLIVKIIGSIGAVSAGLDLGKEGPLVHIGSCIASLLGQGGPDNYRIKWRWLRYFNNDRDRRDLITCGSSSGVCAAFRAPVGGVLFALEEVATWWRSALLWRTFFSTAVVVVVLRAFIEICNSGKCGLFGEGGLIMFDVSNVTVRYHAMDIVIVVVIGIIGGVLGSLYNHVLHKILRLYNLINQKGKIHKLLLSLAVALFTSMCQYGLPFLAKCTPCDSSIPESACPTNGRSGNFKQFNCPPGFYNDLATLLLTTNDDAVRNIFSTNTPLEYQPMSLLIFFVLYCILGLITFGIAVPSGLFLPIILMGSGYGRLLGFYMGPHTNIDQGLFAVLGAASLMAGSMRMTVSLCVIFLELTNNLLLLPITMIVLLIAKTVGDSFNPSIYEIILHLKGLPFMDANPEPWMRNLTVGELVDVKPSVVTLHGIEKVSKIVDVLKNTTHNGFPVLDDGVVVPPVVGHANGATELHGLVLRAHLIQALKKKWFFKERRRTMDWEVREKFTWVELAEREGSIEGVAVTSEEMEMFVDLHPLTNTTPFTVLESMSVAKAMILFRQVGLRHLLVVPKYQASGVSPVIGILTRQDLLAHNILTVFPHLAKSKSRGKRN from the exons ATGGGAGAGGATTCTAGGGAGTTTGGAGAAAGCACCAAAATCAACGACAagatggaagaagttgaaagagaggaagaaatagaCCCAGAAAGCAATCCACTGAATGAGCCACTGCTCAAGAGGAACCGGACACTGTCTTCCAACCCTCTTGCTCTTATTGGAGAAAAAGTTTCCTACATAGAAAGCTTGGATTATGA GATAAATGAGAATGATCTATTCAAGCATGACTGGAGGAGCAGATCAGGAGTTCAAGTGTTGCAGTACATATTCTTGAAATGGTTACTTGCATTCCTTGTTGGACTTCTCACTGGTATTATAGCCACTCTCATCAATCTTGCTATTGAGAACATTGCTGGGTATAAGCTTCTGGCTGTTCTTAAATACATCCACAAAGAAAG GTACTGGACAGGTTTCCTATATTTCACGGGCATTAATTTCCTTTTGACATTTGTTGCTGCTATTCTGTGCGTGTGTTTTGCACCCACAGCAGCAGGACCTGGAATTCCTGAAATCAAAGCTTATCTTAATGGTGTTGATACTCCCAACATGTTTGGTGCTACAACATTGATTGTCAAG ATAATTGGAAGCATTGGAGCTGTCTCTGCAGGACTAGATTTGGGAAAAGAAGGACCGTTGGTACACATAGGAAGCTGCATTGCTTCCTTACTAGGCCAGGGAGGCCCCGACAATTACAGGATCAAATGGCGTTGGCTTCGATATTTTAACAATGATCGTGACCGTCGGGATCTTATCACCTGTGGTTCATCTTCGGGAGTTTGTGCAGCTTTCCGGGCTCCAGTGGGTGGAGTTCTCTTTGCTCTTGAAGAGGTGGCAACCTGGTGGAGAAGTGCTCTACTCTGGAGAACCTTTTTTAGCACAGCTGTGGTGGTGGTGGTTCTCAGGGCCTTCATTGAAATCTGCAATTCTGGAAAATGTGGCCTTTTTGGTGAAGGAGGTCTGATTATGTTTGATGTAAGCAATGTCACAGTGAGGTACCATGCTATGGATATTGTCATCGTTGTAGTCATTGGTATTATAGGCGGGGTATTGGGAAGCCTTTACAATCATGTGCTACACAAGATCCTCAGACTCTACAATCTCATCAATCA GAAAGGAAAGATACATAAACTCCTCCTCAGTCTTGCAGTTGCACTCTTCACATCTATGTGCCAATATGGTCTCCCATTCTTAGCAAAATGTACCCCATGTGATTCATCGATTCCAGAGTCAGCATGCCCCACCAATGGACGATCCGGAAATTTCAAACAATTCAACTGCCCACCTGGCTTCTATAACGATCTGGCCACTCTGCTGCTTACCACTAATGACGATGCTGTTCGAAACATATTCTCAACCAACACCCCTCTAGAATATCAACCCATGTCCCTCCTAATTTTCTTTGTACTATATTGCATATTAGGACTAATTACTTTTGGAATTGCAGTGCCATCTGGGCTTTTCCTCCCAATTATTCTTATGGGCTCAGGTTATGGACGCCTTCTTGGCTTCTATATGGGGCCTCATACAAACATTGACCAAGGGCTGTTTGCCGTACTTGGTGCAGCCTCCCTCATGGCTGGTTCCATGAGGATGACGGTATCCCTTTGTGTGATCTTTCTAGAACTCACCAATAATCTTCTTCTATTACCAATAACAATGATTGTTCTCCTAATAGCCAAAACTGTGGGAGACAGTTTCAACCCAAGTATCTATGAAATTATACTGCACTTGAAAGGCCTCCCTTTCATGGATGCAAATCCCGAGCCATGGATGAGAAATCTCACTGTGGGTGAGCTTGTTGATGTAAAGCCATCAGTGGTTACCCTCCACGGAATAGAGAAGGTATCTAAAATAGTAGATGTCTTGAAAAACACTACGCATAATGGCTTTCCTGTTTTGGATGATGGGGTAGTAGTACCACCAGTAGTAGGACATGCCAATGGAGCAACAGAGTTGCATGGACTAGTTTTAAGAGCACATCTCATCCAAGCACTAAAGAAGAAGTGGTTCTTTAAAGAAAGAAGGAGAACAATGGACTGGGAAGTGAGAGAGAAATTTACCTGGGTAGAGCTTGCTGAGAGAGAAGGAAGTATTGAAGGGGTGGCTGTGACCAGCGAGGAAATGGAGATGTTTGTAGATCTACATCCTCTAACCAATACAACTCCCTTTACCGTGCTAGAGAGCATGTCAGTAGCAAAAGCAATGATTCTCTTCAGGCAAGTTGGACTTCGTCATCTGCTTGTAGTTCCCAAGTATCAAGCATCCGGG GTATCCCCAGTAATTGGGATCTTGACCAGGCAAGATCTTCTGGCACACAACATTTTGACAGTCTTTCCTCACCTGGCAAAATCTAAGAGcagaggaaaaagaaattga
- the LOC108328995 gene encoding uncharacterized protein LOC108328995, translated as MTLRLVSAPPSFSLFTCRSTASTASTALPPPTPTPTPVPASSIPPSPPLTCALHCPHFQSCSGCTHEFNLHRPVILDDANDFFRKHGVSDFTFDTCKLWGWRCRAKLAVRGSSTEPLIGLYEEGTHNIVDIPQCKAHHPNINAAVELLRRGITELGIGPYIEDEVTGDLRYVQMAVTTYNTSLPAAERYMNGKVQITLVWNSRNENSPGADKLNALANFLWKNGGPRSRVHLIHSVWANFQTSTNNIIFGNRWRHLLGERDFWEHVGGIDVSLEPSSFGQANTRAFDTLLRKLQKYVPYESAVADLYAGAGVIGLSLAATRKCRSVKCIEINKESKASFEKTIERLPSTVDSSITWHHADASKEPFLWLVGSDVVVIDPPRKGLDASLIDALKNISSIERKALSSSESSNSSQEEKRPWVLRAKEASVQIGSKPLPANIPQSVPQTLIYISCGWESFKEDCKSLLSSKAWYLEKAHGFNFFPGTQSIEVLAVFKRGPQKKKPGKKKKKHLQRAVKH; from the exons ATGACCCTCCGTCTAGTGTCAGCACCGCCATCATTCTCTCTCTTCACCTGCCGCTCCACCGCGTCCACCGCGTCCACCGCCCTCCCTCCGCCTACGCCGACACCAACGCCAGTGCCAGCTTCTTCTATTCCACCGTCTCCGCCGTTAACGTGCGCACTTCATTGCCCGCACTTCCAATC GTGTTCGGGGTGCACGCACGAGTTCAACCTCCACCGTCCGGTCATACTGGACGATGCCAACGATTTCTTTCGGAAACACGGTGTCTCCGACTTCACATTTGACACGTGTAAACTG TGGGGTTGGAGGTGCCGTGCGAAATTGGCCGTGCGTGGCTCTTCAACGGAGCCTCTGATCGGGCTCTATGAGGAGGGTACTCATAACATAGTTGACATTCCACAATGCAAAG CTCATCATCCTAATATTAATGCTGCTGTGGAGCTGCTTCGACGGG GTATTACTGAATTAGGCATTGGACCATACATTGAAGATGAAGTTACCGGTGATTTGCGATATGTCCAG ATGGCGGTGACGACTTATAATACATCTCTTCCTGCGGCTGAAAGATATATGAACG GAAAGGTTCAGATTACATTGGTTTGGAATTCTAGAAATGAAAATTCACCTGGTGCTGACAAACTGAATGCATTGGCAAAT TTTCTATGGAAAAATGGTGGGCCACGGAGCAGGGTTCATTTAATTCACTCTGTGTGGGCGAACTTTCAGACTTCTACTAACAAT ATAATTTTTGGGAATAGATGGAGACATCTTCTTGGAGAAAGAGATTTTTGGGAACATGTTGGTGGAATTGATGTGTCCTTGGAACCTTCTAGTTTTGGCCAGGCAAACACACGG GCTTTTGATACCTTGCTGCGGAAGTTACAGAAATATGTTCCATATGAATCAGCTGTTGCTGATTTGTATGCTGGAGCTGGGGTTATTGGGTTGTCATTAGCTGCCACGAGAAAATGCAG ATCTGTAAAATGCATTGAGATAAACAAAGAGTCGAAGGCATCTTTTGAGAAGACCATTGAACGTTTACCTTCCACTGTTGACAGCAGTATTACTTGGCATCATGCAGATGCTTCAAAG GAGCCTTTTTTGTGGCTTGTGGGATCAGATGTTGTTGTCATTGATCCTCCTAGAAAAGGACTAGATGCATCTCTTATTGATGCATTGAAAAACATATCATCAATCGAGCGGAAAGCCTTGTCATCTTCTGAAAg CTCAAACTCATCCCAGGAAGAGAAAAGACCATGGGTTTTACGTGCTAAAGAAGCTTCAGTCCAGATTGGAAGCAAACCACTACCGGCTAACATCCCTCAATCAGTGCCACAAACCCTTATTTATATAAGTTGTGGATGGGAAAGTTTTAAAGAG GACTGCAAGTCATTGTTGTCTAGCAAGGCATGGTATTTGGAAAAAGCTCATGGATTTAATTTCTTTCCTGGTACCCAGAg CATTGAAGTCCTAGCAGTGTTCAAGAGGGGCCCTCAGAAAAAGAAAccaggaaagaaaaagaaaaaacacttgCAAAGAGCTGTGAAACATTAA
- the LOC108327947 gene encoding triacylglycerol lipase 2 has translation MALQGSMTFAAFTFFLLLTTLPHEPHASSRGSFGRNINPPVSGLCSSSVIVHGYECQEHEVTTNDGYILSVQRIPQGRGGKGSGSRTSKQPVIIQHGVLVDGVTWLLNSPEQDLPLILADNGFDVWIANSRGTRFSRRHISLDPSSPAFWNWSWDELVSYDLPAVFNYVFSQTEQKINYVGHSLGTLIALASFSEGTLVNQLNSAALLSPIAYLSHMNTALGVIAAKSFVGEVTTLFGLAEFNPKGLPVDAFLKSLCVYPGIDCYDLMTALTGKNCCLNSSTVDLFLMNEPQSTSTKNMVHLAQTVRRGVLTKFNYVRPDYNIMHYGEIFPPIYNLSNIPHDLPLFISYGGRDALSDARDVENLLDKLKFHDEDKLSVQFIEEYAHADYVMGFNAKDLVYNAVVSFFNHQVNT, from the exons ATGGCTCTTCAAGGTTCAATGACTTTTGCTGCTTTCACCTTTTTCTTGCTCCTCACAACCCTCCCACACGAACCACATGCTTCAAGCCGTGGTTCCTTTGGCAGAAACATTAACCCTCCGGTTTCTGGTCTATGTTCCTCTTCTGTCATTGTGCATGGATACGAGTGCCAAGAACACGAG GTTACAACAAATGATGGATATATTCTGAGTGTGCAAAGGATCCCACAAGGTCGTGGTGGTAAGGGCAGCGGTAGCAGAACTAGCAAACAACCAGTAATCATACAACACGGAGTTCTAGTG GATGGTGTAACATGGCTTCTGAATTCTCCAGAGCAAGACCTACCTTTGATTTTAGCTGATAATGGCTTTGACGTGTGGATTGCAAACAGCAGAGGAACCAGATTTAGCCGCCGACACATCTCATTGGACCCCTCTAGTCCG GCCTTCTGGAATTGGTCTTGGGATGAACTTGTCTCCTATGATCTACCAGCTGTCTTTAATTATGTATTCAGCCAAACAGAGCAGAAGATCAATTACGTTGGCCACTCCTTG GGAACTTTGATAGCTTTAGCATCCTTTTCCGAAGGAACATTGGTTAACCAGCTGAACTCAGCAGCCTTGTTGAGCCCTATAGCTTATTTAAGCCACATGAACACAGCACTTGGTGTTATTGCTGCTAAGTCCTTCGTTGGTGAG GTCACTACCCTCTTCGGTCTGGCAGAATTTAATCCAAAAGG GTTACCTGTTGATGCCTTCCTTAAGTCTCTCTGCGTTTACCCTGGGATAGACTGCTATGACTTGATGACTGCACTAACTG GTAAAAATTGCTGCCTCAATTCTTCAACTGTTGATCTATTCTTGATGAATGAACCTCAGTCAACATCAACAAAGAACATGGTGCACTTGGCCCAGA CTGTAAGACGTGGGGTGttgacaaaatttaattatgtgaGACCAGACTATAATATTATGCATTATGGAGAAATATTCCCTCCTATCTACAACCTTTCCAATATCCCTCATGACCTCCCTCTCTTCATTAGCTATGGTGGAAGAGATGCACTTTCAGATGCTCGTGATGTTGAGAATTTACTTGATAAACTCAAGTTTCATGATGAGGACAAGCTCAGTGTTCAGTTCATCGAGGAATATGCTCACGCCGACTATGTAATGGGGTTCAATGCCAAGGACTTGGTATACAATGCTgttgtttcatttttcaatcatcaagttaacacttga